Proteins co-encoded in one Listeria ivanovii subsp. ivanovii genomic window:
- a CDS encoding S1C family serine protease: MDIFMEILKGIGRLFLQPALYVGIILVIIAGFNRVKWERKSFSVRVYSPWLELKNFFGIGLLFGLCLSIVTTVIGFSVTLEWVAIFNTVVCFLLIAGMFRLSSTAFTIGITSLAFYFCYYFDINLAPFTNETFGYDAVFIDNFMISMTFLLAILLFVEAFLIQHTSAKNPAPSLRKSKRGKLVGSFQLRKLWFVPLVVFIPGDVFTKIFEWWPVFTIGAHSYSLIILPLFIGFQQRVQAQLPEEASRKIAVQVTTLATIIAVAGLLGIMMPVLTLFAFMFAVIGRFWISYRHYRSEQLLPKKFGPQPGGIVVLGAREATPSARLNLKAGEKITEVNGQPIHTREGLYDALNLNRAFCKIKVIDNNGEPRFEQTALYENESFELGLLLVEPR, from the coding sequence ATGGATATTTTTATGGAAATACTTAAAGGAATAGGAAGACTGTTTCTACAACCAGCACTTTATGTAGGAATTATTTTAGTGATAATTGCTGGATTTAACAGAGTAAAATGGGAGCGAAAATCATTTAGTGTTCGCGTTTACTCGCCGTGGCTAGAATTAAAAAACTTCTTTGGGATCGGGCTATTATTCGGTCTATGTCTATCGATTGTTACTACAGTAATTGGTTTTAGTGTAACACTAGAATGGGTTGCAATTTTTAATACCGTAGTTTGTTTCTTGCTGATTGCTGGGATGTTTCGACTTAGTTCTACGGCCTTCACTATTGGGATTACTAGTTTAGCCTTCTATTTCTGTTATTATTTTGATATTAATTTAGCTCCATTTACCAATGAAACATTTGGATATGATGCGGTATTTATCGATAATTTCATGATTTCGATGACATTTTTATTGGCGATACTACTGTTTGTAGAAGCTTTTCTTATTCAACATACGAGTGCGAAAAACCCAGCGCCATCGCTTAGAAAAAGTAAACGGGGAAAATTAGTGGGTTCATTTCAATTAAGAAAATTGTGGTTTGTTCCATTAGTTGTCTTTATACCAGGGGATGTTTTTACAAAAATATTTGAATGGTGGCCAGTTTTTACAATTGGCGCACATTCATATTCATTAATTATCTTGCCGTTGTTTATTGGCTTCCAACAACGAGTTCAAGCACAACTTCCAGAAGAGGCTAGCCGGAAAATTGCTGTACAAGTTACTACACTTGCAACGATTATTGCAGTTGCTGGACTCCTTGGAATTATGATGCCAGTTCTGACTTTGTTTGCTTTTATGTTTGCTGTCATCGGCAGGTTTTGGATTTCCTATCGTCATTATCGATCAGAACAACTCTTGCCGAAAAAATTTGGTCCGCAACCGGGGGGGATCGTAGTTCTTGGTGCACGTGAGGCAACCCCATCTGCGCGTTTAAATTTAAAAGCTGGTGAGAAAATTACAGAAGTGAACGGACAGCCAATTCATACACGCGAAGGACTATATGATGCGCTTAATTTAAACCGTGCATTTTGTAAAATTAAAGTGATTGATAATAACGGAGAACCGCGTTTTGAACAAACAGCGCTTTATGAGAATGAATCATTCGAGTTAGGTTTACTTTTAGTCGAACCAAGATAG
- the cls gene encoding cardiolipin synthase, with translation MGLLAYLLVILLILNVFFAAMTVFLERRDTSATWAWLLVLTFVPIFGFIIYLIFGRKLSGKKIFDWKGQEKIGIQESTANQIEMIRQKEFPFSDPNVKKHRDLIYLLLVNDGAILTQDNEVDLYVDGYEKFDALIADIEKAKDHIHIIYYIFRSDKLGNRLMRVLERKAAEGLNVKIIYDAMGSRTTKKSFFHTFEENGGLVRPFFPSKLPLINFRLNYRNHRKLAIIDGDIGYIGGFNIGDEYLGLSKKFGYWRDTHLRVHGKAVYAMQTRFIMDWNSASATNKIDYKARYFPTFHGKGHTSMQIVSSGPDSEWQQIKNGYIKMINAAKKTIYLQSPYFIPDASLLEAIKIAALSGVDVRVMIPNKPDHAFVYRATTNYAGELMETGAKIFIYDNGFIHAKTLIVDGEIASVGTANMDFRSFRLNFEVNAFIYEKKMVQKLEDAFLEDILKSYQLTPELYAKRSIWIKFKEAISRLLSPIL, from the coding sequence ATGGGGCTGTTAGCTTATTTATTAGTGATTTTACTAATTTTGAATGTATTCTTTGCAGCAATGACAGTATTTTTGGAAAGACGTGATACATCGGCCACTTGGGCATGGTTACTAGTCCTAACGTTTGTTCCAATATTTGGATTCATTATTTACTTGATTTTTGGTAGAAAATTATCTGGAAAAAAGATTTTTGATTGGAAGGGACAAGAAAAAATCGGTATCCAGGAATCAACAGCAAACCAAATAGAAATGATTCGTCAAAAAGAATTTCCATTTAGCGATCCAAATGTGAAGAAACATCGCGATTTAATTTACTTACTACTTGTAAATGATGGAGCGATTTTAACACAAGATAATGAAGTGGATCTTTATGTGGATGGTTATGAAAAATTTGATGCGCTGATTGCTGACATTGAAAAAGCGAAAGATCACATACATATTATTTACTATATTTTCCGTTCTGATAAACTTGGAAATCGCTTGATGCGAGTGTTGGAGAGGAAAGCGGCAGAAGGATTAAATGTAAAAATAATTTATGATGCAATGGGATCGCGGACAACGAAAAAATCATTCTTCCATACGTTTGAAGAAAATGGTGGCTTAGTTAGACCGTTCTTCCCATCAAAATTGCCACTCATTAATTTCCGACTTAATTATCGAAATCACAGAAAGTTAGCAATTATTGATGGCGATATTGGTTATATCGGTGGCTTTAATATTGGTGATGAATATTTAGGTTTGTCTAAAAAATTCGGTTACTGGCGTGATACGCATCTTCGTGTGCATGGTAAGGCAGTTTATGCAATGCAAACTCGTTTTATTATGGACTGGAATTCTGCATCTGCTACAAATAAAATTGATTACAAAGCAAGATATTTCCCGACATTCCACGGGAAAGGGCATACTAGTATGCAAATTGTATCTAGTGGTCCAGACTCTGAATGGCAACAAATTAAGAATGGCTACATTAAAATGATTAACGCAGCAAAAAAAACGATATACTTGCAATCACCTTATTTTATTCCAGATGCGAGCTTACTTGAAGCCATCAAGATTGCCGCGCTTTCTGGAGTGGATGTTCGTGTGATGATTCCTAATAAACCTGACCATGCGTTTGTCTACCGAGCAACAACTAACTATGCCGGTGAATTAATGGAAACAGGCGCAAAAATATTCATTTATGATAATGGGTTCATTCATGCAAAAACATTGATTGTTGATGGAGAAATTGCTTCTGTAGGGACAGCGAACATGGACTTCCGTAGCTTCCGTCTTAACTTTGAAGTCAATGCGTTTATTTATGAAAAGAAAATGGTGCAAAAATTAGAAGATGCCTTTTTAGAAGATATTTTAAAATCGTATCAACTGACACCTGAATTATACGCGAAAAGGTCCATATGGATTAAATTTAAAGAAGCGATAAGCCGACTTTTATCGCCTATATTATAG
- a CDS encoding murein hydrolase activator EnvC family protein: MFKKYGVLVMLSLLVVSAPLSVQADSIGDMQKRQSEIEQKKSEIDKNIDTKSSEIADLESEEQDASKQLDALLKSIDETNKKLKAQENKVESENKKLKQLKKDIAKLRNDIRERQEVLDNRARAIQKSGTATAYLDMIFEAGDFKELVDRVTVVSAMVNADQNIMQDQKDDQDKLKVAEGSSQKKLENLKVLAVDLEVSKNNMESQKEEKNDLVLALANKKDLTKTEQSLLASEQGSLTAEEKKLASNIAGEKAKQEAALKAAEEKRIQEATAKANAEKASQSQTTVAQAPSSETASAPSHVNSGGGQFIKPASGILTSGFSDRTNPVTGQHESHKGQDIAAGGAVTVSAAASGTVVFSGFGASGSGYGGYGYVVKIDHGNGFQTLYGHMRAGSLKVVAGQQVSQGQPIGIMGSTGQSTGQHLHFEIHQNGIPVDPAPYI, from the coding sequence ATGTTCAAAAAATATGGGGTATTAGTAATGCTGAGCTTATTAGTTGTCTCTGCACCGCTTAGTGTACAAGCAGACTCAATTGGTGACATGCAAAAGCGACAAAGTGAAATCGAACAAAAAAAATCGGAAATAGATAAAAATATAGATACAAAAAGTTCGGAAATAGCTGATTTAGAAAGTGAAGAACAAGATGCATCTAAACAATTAGACGCGCTTTTGAAGAGTATTGATGAAACGAATAAGAAGTTGAAAGCACAAGAAAATAAAGTCGAGTCTGAGAATAAGAAACTAAAGCAATTAAAAAAAGATATTGCGAAATTGCGAAATGATATTAGAGAACGACAAGAGGTACTTGATAACCGTGCAAGAGCCATTCAAAAATCTGGAACAGCAACTGCCTACTTAGATATGATTTTCGAAGCTGGTGACTTTAAAGAACTTGTTGATCGTGTAACTGTTGTATCAGCTATGGTAAATGCTGACCAAAATATCATGCAAGATCAAAAAGATGACCAAGATAAATTAAAAGTCGCAGAAGGTAGTTCCCAGAAAAAATTAGAGAACTTAAAAGTACTTGCTGTTGATTTAGAAGTTTCTAAAAACAATATGGAAAGCCAAAAAGAAGAAAAAAATGATTTAGTCTTGGCACTTGCTAACAAAAAAGATTTAACTAAAACGGAACAGTCATTATTAGCTAGCGAACAAGGCTCTCTAACAGCTGAAGAGAAAAAACTGGCATCAAATATTGCTGGAGAAAAAGCAAAACAAGAAGCAGCACTTAAAGCAGCAGAAGAAAAACGAATTCAAGAAGCAACAGCTAAAGCTAACGCCGAAAAAGCAAGCCAAAGCCAAACAACTGTTGCCCAAGCACCAAGCTCTGAAACAGCGAGCGCACCAAGTCATGTAAATTCAGGTGGGGGACAATTTATTAAACCAGCATCTGGAATTTTAACATCTGGATTTAGTGACCGTACTAACCCTGTAACTGGTCAGCATGAATCACACAAAGGTCAAGATATTGCAGCTGGTGGAGCAGTAACCGTGTCAGCCGCAGCATCAGGTACGGTAGTCTTCTCGGGATTTGGTGCATCTGGTAGCGGCTACGGTGGTTATGGCTACGTCGTCAAAATTGATCATGGAAACGGCTTCCAAACACTATACGGACACATGCGAGCAGGTAGTTTGAAAGTAGTTGCTGGTCAACAAGTTTCACAAGGACAACCAATTGGTATAATGGGCTCAACTGGACAATCAACTGGACAACATCTTCATTTTGAAATTCATCAAAACGGGATACCAGTTGACCCGGCTCCATATATTTAA
- a CDS encoding NlpC/P60 family protein, with the protein MKKNTFIAVSLAAVISLTPAFTTNVFADVNTDIQNQDKKINDIKSKKTTLQSDLSGLVADLEKAQEKAKSLQADFDKTGKELKQLNQDIKEINERIKERESVLKERARAMQKTSNSNAYLEVVLDAENLSDLVGRVSAVNQLVESDKSILDDQQNDEKALKSKQATVKKKQEEQATAIHDYEAQQNKIEAQKAEKEAIVAQLASDQASAENAKASLVSERDKAAKEATARATALREATSSNVGQEEKATTTNTNASSNESKASTKNTSSNNNSSSNETPSTPAPSGSGYSAMISAAQAQLGKPYSLGATGPSAFDCSGFTSYAFRAAGISLPRTSGAQYAAASKVSASQAKPGDLVFFNYGGGIAHVGIYVGGGQMINAQNNGVKYDNITSGYWAKYLVGYGRVASF; encoded by the coding sequence TTGAAAAAGAATACGTTTATTGCGGTTTCACTCGCAGCAGTTATCAGTTTAACGCCAGCTTTTACTACTAATGTTTTTGCAGACGTGAATACAGACATCCAAAACCAAGATAAAAAAATCAATGACATTAAGTCTAAAAAAACAACTTTACAATCAGATCTTTCTGGTTTGGTAGCTGATCTTGAAAAAGCGCAAGAAAAAGCTAAATCTTTACAAGCGGACTTTGATAAAACAGGTAAAGAACTAAAACAACTTAACCAAGATATTAAAGAAATCAATGAACGTATTAAAGAACGTGAATCAGTTTTAAAAGAACGTGCTCGTGCGATGCAAAAAACTTCTAACTCGAACGCATACCTTGAAGTAGTTTTAGATGCAGAAAACCTTTCTGATTTAGTCGGTCGTGTTTCCGCAGTGAACCAATTAGTTGAATCTGATAAATCAATTTTAGACGATCAACAAAATGACGAAAAAGCTTTGAAATCAAAACAAGCTACAGTAAAGAAAAAGCAAGAAGAACAAGCAACAGCTATCCATGATTATGAAGCACAGCAAAATAAAATTGAAGCACAAAAAGCTGAAAAAGAAGCAATCGTTGCTCAACTAGCTTCTGATCAAGCAAGTGCTGAAAATGCTAAAGCTAGCCTAGTAAGCGAACGTGATAAAGCAGCGAAAGAAGCAACTGCTCGTGCAACGGCATTACGTGAAGCTACATCTTCTAATGTTGGTCAAGAAGAAAAAGCAACAACAACTAATACAAATGCTTCATCTAACGAATCAAAAGCTTCAACCAAAAATACATCATCAAATAACAACAGCAGCAGTAATGAAACTCCAAGTACTCCAGCCCCATCTGGTAGCGGATATTCGGCAATGATTTCTGCAGCACAAGCGCAACTTGGCAAACCTTATAGCCTTGGAGCTACTGGACCAAGCGCATTTGATTGCTCTGGATTTACTTCTTACGCTTTCCGTGCAGCTGGTATCTCTCTTCCAAGAACTTCAGGTGCTCAATATGCAGCAGCTTCTAAAGTAAGTGCTAGCCAAGCAAAACCAGGTGACTTAGTATTTTTCAACTACGGTGGTGGAATTGCTCATGTTGGAATCTATGTTGGTGGCGGTCAAATGATCAACGCGCAAAACAATGGCGTTAAATATGACAACATTACTAGTGGTTACTGGGCTAAATATCTTGTAGGATATGGTCGCGTAGCTAGCTTTTAA
- the ftsX gene encoding permease-like cell division protein FtsX, translating to MKFRTIGRHIRESFKSLYRNGWMTFAAASAVTVTLILVSVFFAILINMNKLATDVENNVQINVHISLSADKKQQQELEKNIEKIDGVDSITFSSKDDELKKLVGAYGKNFELFKQDNPLYDVFVVEAKEPTQTKAIAQKIEKLQYVDNVEYGEKTVDKLFDTLKWGRYAGIILSIGLLLTAMFLISNTIKIAIFSRRREIEIMKLVGATNWFIRWPFVLEGAWLGLIGSIVPVVLTFVGYVNVYNLINPKLVTSSLSLLPPTPFAYQISGLIIAIGVLIGIWGSVISIRRFLKV from the coding sequence ATGAAATTTAGGACAATAGGAAGACACATAAGAGAAAGTTTTAAAAGTCTTTACCGGAATGGTTGGATGACCTTTGCAGCAGCAAGTGCAGTAACAGTAACACTTATCTTAGTCAGCGTGTTTTTTGCAATATTGATCAACATGAACAAGCTTGCAACGGATGTAGAAAACAATGTACAAATTAACGTACATATTTCTCTAAGCGCAGACAAGAAACAGCAGCAAGAACTTGAGAAAAACATTGAGAAGATTGATGGAGTTGATAGCATCACTTTTTCTTCAAAAGATGATGAATTGAAGAAACTAGTTGGTGCGTACGGCAAAAACTTCGAATTGTTTAAACAAGATAATCCGCTATACGACGTTTTCGTTGTAGAGGCAAAAGAGCCAACACAAACGAAAGCAATTGCTCAGAAAATAGAAAAATTACAGTACGTAGATAATGTAGAGTATGGTGAGAAAACAGTCGATAAGTTGTTTGATACCTTGAAATGGGGACGATATGCTGGTATCATACTAAGCATTGGGTTGTTATTAACAGCAATGTTCTTAATATCAAACACCATTAAGATTGCGATTTTCTCCCGTAGAAGAGAAATTGAAATTATGAAATTGGTAGGAGCGACCAACTGGTTCATACGCTGGCCTTTCGTTTTAGAAGGAGCTTGGCTAGGCTTGATTGGTTCGATTGTCCCGGTTGTGTTAACATTTGTAGGCTATGTTAATGTATACAATCTGATAAATCCTAAGTTAGTGACTAGTTCACTTTCACTTTTACCACCAACACCGTTCGCCTATCAAATTAGTGGCTTGATTATTGCAATCGGCGTACTGATTGGGATTTGGGGTAGCGTAATTTCTATCCGGAGATTCTTGAAAGTCTAA
- the ftsE gene encoding cell division ATP-binding protein FtsE, whose product MILMEDVYKKYPNGITAANGLNINIGEGEFVYVVGPSGAGKSTFIKMIYREERATKGKIIVDKFDLINMKNREIPYLRRNVGVVFQDYKLLQSKTVYENIAYAMEVVETEPSVIKERVMEVLDLVNLKHKVRMLPDELSGGEQQRISIARSIANMPKVLIADEPTGNLDPDTSWEIMNILEEISNRGTTIVMATHNKEIVNTLKHRVIAIENGRIVRDEQQGEYGYEI is encoded by the coding sequence ATGATATTAATGGAAGATGTGTATAAGAAATACCCCAATGGCATAACAGCCGCTAATGGATTAAATATTAACATTGGTGAAGGGGAATTTGTTTATGTTGTTGGACCAAGCGGTGCTGGTAAATCAACCTTTATAAAAATGATTTACAGAGAAGAACGAGCAACGAAAGGCAAAATCATCGTTGACAAATTTGATTTGATCAATATGAAAAATCGCGAAATTCCATATTTGCGTCGTAACGTAGGTGTGGTTTTCCAAGATTACAAATTGCTTCAAAGCAAAACAGTTTATGAAAACATTGCTTATGCGATGGAAGTGGTTGAAACTGAGCCGTCTGTAATTAAAGAACGTGTTATGGAAGTGCTTGATTTAGTCAACCTTAAGCATAAAGTAAGAATGTTGCCGGATGAACTTTCCGGTGGTGAGCAACAGCGGATATCCATTGCCCGCTCCATTGCAAATATGCCTAAAGTATTAATAGCAGATGAGCCGACCGGAAACCTGGATCCTGATACTTCATGGGAAATCATGAATATCCTTGAGGAAATAAGCAATCGCGGAACGACTATAGTAATGGCTACCCATAATAAAGAAATTGTAAACACATTGAAGCATCGGGTAATAGCTATCGAAAATGGTCGAATCGTTCGTGATGAGCAGCAAGGAGAATATGGTTATGAAATTTAG
- a CDS encoding YitT family protein has protein sequence MVNKRKKKPLSPTMAKLIEYLYVIIGAALIALAFNVLLLPNHVASGGVSGISTIINYLTGWNPAFIQWAFNIPLFLAGLFFLGYQFGLKTFVGTMLLPFFVYLTQDLEPWTHEPLVAALFGGVLVGMGLGIVFRGKASTGGTDVAAQILHKYSHLTLGICVALIDGFVVISAMFVFDIESGLYALIGLFATSKTIDLVQVGLNQSKTVFIISENQEAIRQAILFKIDRGITRLSAKGGYTEDDKQILLCVIAQSEFSRLKEVIKEIDPEAFVVVMSASEVMGEGFTS, from the coding sequence ATGGTAAATAAACGAAAGAAAAAGCCTCTATCCCCAACAATGGCAAAATTAATCGAGTATTTATATGTTATTATCGGCGCCGCATTAATTGCGCTAGCTTTCAATGTATTACTTTTACCCAATCACGTTGCTTCAGGTGGCGTGAGCGGAATCAGTACCATTATCAACTATTTAACGGGTTGGAATCCAGCGTTTATTCAGTGGGCATTTAATATTCCGCTATTTTTAGCAGGATTATTCTTTTTAGGATACCAATTTGGTTTGAAAACATTTGTTGGTACAATGTTATTACCATTCTTTGTTTATTTAACGCAAGATTTAGAGCCTTGGACGCACGAGCCACTAGTTGCAGCATTGTTCGGTGGTGTTCTAGTTGGAATGGGACTTGGCATAGTATTTCGTGGTAAAGCTTCGACTGGTGGAACCGATGTGGCTGCACAAATTTTACACAAATATTCCCACTTAACATTAGGGATTTGCGTAGCTTTAATTGATGGTTTTGTCGTCATTTCGGCGATGTTTGTATTTGATATTGAATCCGGGCTTTATGCGCTTATCGGTCTTTTTGCTACGAGTAAAACAATCGACCTAGTACAAGTGGGCTTAAATCAATCTAAAACCGTATTTATAATTTCTGAAAACCAAGAGGCGATTAGACAGGCTATCCTTTTCAAAATTGATCGAGGAATCACACGTCTTTCGGCTAAAGGTGGGTACACAGAAGATGATAAGCAAATTTTATTATGTGTTATTGCCCAAAGTGAATTTTCAAGACTAAAAGAAGTTATCAAAGAGATTGACCCAGAAGCATTTGTTGTTGTAATGAGCGCCAGCGAAGTTATGGGTGAAGGCTTTACATCTTAA
- the prfB gene encoding peptide chain release factor 2 (programmed frameshift): MELAEIRNELEKTAQQIKDFRGSLDLDSMEVRIAELEDQMLDPNFWNDQQAAQKVINESNGYKETYQAFHALEEEQESMEISLELLKEEADEDLQAELEKDITAYMATINEFELKLMLSDPYDKNNAILELHPGAGGTESQDWGSMLLRMYQRWSEKKGFKVEMLDYQAGDEAGIKSVTLLIKGHNAYGYLKAEKGVHRLVRISPFDSSGRRHTSFVSVDVMPELDDDIEIEVRPDDLKIDTYRATGAGGQHINTTDSAVRMTHIPSGIVVTCQSERSQLKNRDQAMKMLKTKLYQKEQEEKERELAEIRGEQKEIGWGSQIRSYVFHPYSMVKDHRTNHETGNIQAVMDGDLDDFINAYLRSRIG, from the exons ATGGAATTAGCAGAAATTCGTAATGAATTAGAAAAAACAGCACAGCAAATCAAAGACTTTAGGGGGTCTCTT GACTTAGACAGCATGGAAGTACGAATTGCTGAGTTAGAAGATCAAATGTTAGACCCGAATTTTTGGAACGATCAGCAAGCTGCGCAGAAAGTAATCAATGAATCCAATGGTTATAAAGAAACTTACCAAGCTTTTCATGCCTTAGAAGAAGAACAAGAAAGCATGGAAATCAGCCTAGAACTTTTAAAAGAAGAGGCGGACGAAGATTTACAAGCGGAACTAGAAAAAGATATTACTGCTTATATGGCGACTATCAATGAGTTTGAATTAAAATTAATGTTAAGTGATCCATATGATAAGAATAATGCGATTTTAGAGTTGCATCCAGGTGCCGGTGGAACGGAATCTCAAGACTGGGGTTCGATGTTACTCCGAATGTACCAACGTTGGTCTGAGAAAAAAGGCTTCAAAGTAGAAATGCTTGATTACCAAGCCGGTGATGAAGCTGGAATTAAAAGCGTAACTTTACTGATTAAAGGACACAACGCATATGGTTATTTAAAAGCAGAAAAAGGCGTTCATCGTCTTGTGCGTATTTCACCGTTTGATTCATCAGGGCGTCGTCATACTTCATTTGTTTCAGTAGATGTGATGCCAGAACTTGATGATGATATCGAAATTGAAGTACGTCCAGATGACTTAAAAATTGATACGTACCGTGCAACAGGAGCTGGTGGACAACATATTAATACAACAGATTCTGCAGTTCGGATGACGCATATTCCATCAGGGATTGTGGTTACTTGTCAATCTGAACGGTCACAACTTAAAAATCGTGATCAAGCAATGAAAATGTTAAAAACAAAGCTATATCAAAAAGAACAAGAAGAAAAAGAGCGAGAACTAGCAGAAATTCGTGGAGAACAAAAGGAAATTGGTTGGGGAAGCCAAATTCGTTCATATGTTTTTCATCCTTACTCCATGGTGAAAGATCATCGCACCAATCACGAAACTGGTAATATTCAAGCGGTGATGGATGGGGATTTAGACGACTTTATTAATGCATATTTACGTTCTAGGATTGGATAA